In Cyprinus carpio isolate SPL01 chromosome A1, ASM1834038v1, whole genome shotgun sequence, the following proteins share a genomic window:
- the LOC122146490 gene encoding uncharacterized protein LOC122146490 codes for MYICTGAQYRMYCNTRMHDFSLRRFQYQNQYQCVNNNCNCVGNKETCTCYSNTLSSCFCETYSNSIALTTAVSPVYDCVLYNDTSYICTGAQYQMYCNTTVHDFYYNRNEHRCVSNICDCRGNKNTCTCYYSTSSSCFCTNYGYTIPAAGSPVYACGLYNDTYICTGAQYRMYCNTRMHSFSYQRYRNQNQDQYQCWNNNCNCVGNKDTCTCSSSTLSSCFCETYSNSIAFAAVTPAYDCGLYNDTYICTGAQYRMYCDTRMQEFYYRKYHYQTQYELQCWNNNCNCRGNMDTCTCSSSTLSSCFCETYSNNITIPTAVIPLRGSQCELYNDTYICTGAQYRMYCNTRMHDFYYRRYQNQNQYVLQCWNNNCNCVGNKDTCTCSSSTLSSCFCEYNISIPTTISPTTAVPNITPPDQCESQASEGCLQNVLDQIENITAQELPVTF; via the exons ATGTACATCTGCACTGGTGCTCAGTATCGCATGTACTGTAACACAAGAATGCATGATTTCTCCTTGCGGAGATTTCAGTACCAAAACCAGTACCAGTGTGTAAATAATAACTGTAACTGTGTTGGTAATAAAGAAACCTGTACATGCTACAGTAACACTTTGTCCTCCTGCTTCTGTGAGACCTACAGCAATAGCATTGCTCTCACTACAGCAGTTAGTCCAGTCTATGACTGTGTGCTTTATAATGACACATCATACATCTGCACTGGTGCTCAGTACCAAATGTACTGCAACACAACTGTACATGATTTCTATTACAATAGAAATGAGCACCGCTGTGTAAGCAATATCTGCGACTGCCGTGGAAATAAAAACACCTGTACGTGCTACTATAGTACATCATCCTCCTGCTTCTGTACAAATTATGGCTATACCATCCCTGCAGCAGGTAGTCCTGTCTATGCCTGTGGGCTTTATAATGACACGTACATCTGCACTGGTGCTCAGTACCGCATGTACTGCAACACAAGAATGCACAGTTTCAGCTACCAGAGATATAGAAACCAAAACCAGGACCAATACCAATGCTGGAATAATAATTGTAACTGTGTTGGTAATAAGGACACCTGTACATGCTCTAGTAGCACTTTGTCTTCCTGCTTCTGTGAGACTTACAGCAATAGCATTGCTTTCGCAGCAGTTACTCCTGCTTATGACTGTGGGCTTTATAACGACACATACATCTGCACTGGTGCTCAGTACCGCATGTACTGCGACACAAGAATGCAAGAATTCTACTATCGGAAATACCACTACCAAACTCAATATGAATTACAATGCTGGAATAATAACTGTAACTGCCGTGGAAACATGGACACTTGTACATGCTCTAGTAGCACTTTGTCCTCCTGCTTTTGTGAGACTTACAGCAATAACATCACTATCCCTACAGCTGTTATTCCATTAAGAGGCTCTCAATGTGAGCTTTATAACGATACATACATCTGCACTGGTGCTCAGTACCGCATGTACTGCAACACAAGAATGCATGATTTCTATTACCGGAGATATCAGAACCAAAACCAATATGTATTACAATGCTGGAATAATAACTGTAACTGTGTTGGTAATAAGGACACCTGTACATGCTCTAGTAGCACTTTGTCTTCCTGCTTCTGCGAGTATAACATCTCCATCCCAACCACAATCAGTCCAACTACTGCAG TTCCGAATATCACACCACCAGATCAATGCGAG AGTCAGGCCTCAGAAGGGTGTCTTCAAAATGTTCTTGATCAAATTGAGAACATTACAGCTCAAGAGCTCCCTGTGACT ttttga